Proteins encoded within one genomic window of Clupea harengus chromosome 10, Ch_v2.0.2, whole genome shotgun sequence:
- the ak4 gene encoding adenylate kinase 4, mitochondrial encodes MARIFRAVIMGPPGSGKGTISERIARTFGLQHLSSGDFLRENIDARTEAGKLAKTYIKKGLLVPDHVMTRLLLPRLEEIARHSWLLDGFPRTLAQAQVLNSACDLDVVISLNVPFETLKERLRHRWIHPASGRVYNLVFNPPRVKGVDDITGEPLIQHEDDKAEALVARLRHYKDVAKPVIDLYKSKGILHTFSDTDTDHIWPHISSMLSVKITAPTPSAQSTPTH; translated from the exons ATGGCTAGAATATTCCGTGCCGTTATCATGGGCCCTCCCGGCTCAGGAAAAGGCACCATCTCCGAGAGAATTGCGCGCACTTTTGGTCTACAACATCTGTCCAGCGGTGACTTTTTACGAGAGAACATTGATGCTAGAACTG AGGCTGGCAAGCTGGCTAAGACCTACATTAAGAAGGGCCTCCTGGTACCGGATCATGTGATGACACGGCTTCTGCTACCTAGACTAGAGGAGATAGCCAGACACAGCTGGCTGTTGGATG GCTTCCCCAGGACTCTGGCTCAGGCTCAGGTCTTGAACAGTGCCTGTGACCTGGACGTGGTCATCAGTCTGAACGTCCCATTTGAGACTCTgaaggagagactgagacatCGCTGGATACACCCGGCCAGTGGCCGAGTTTACAACCTGGTATTCAACCCTCCTCGTGTAAAG GGTGTGGATGACATCACTGGCGAGCCTTTAATTCAACATGAAGATGACAAAGCAGAGGCTTTGGTGGCCAGACTACGGCACTACAAAGATGTGGCCAAGCCCGTTATAGATCTGTACAA GTCCAAAGGCATCCTGCACACgttctcagacacagacacggaccATATCTGGCCTCACATCAGCTCCATGCTCAGTGTCAAGATTACAGCACCCACACCCAGTGCTCAGTCCACTCCAACACACTAA